The following are encoded in a window of Alosa sapidissima isolate fAloSap1 chromosome 12, fAloSap1.pri, whole genome shotgun sequence genomic DNA:
- the LOC121677900 gene encoding uncharacterized protein LOC121677900 — protein sequence MAPCGLAGICSLLLLSLSLTVFFRVEAIAGKNATLRRQKREWIIPPTKLMENIDHTHKEHIAKIRSDLDSKNRVKYSLSGRGADQPPVNLFIVNQDTGYVTVTGILDREEYKQFDLTAYARLPDGSLAENKIDLKITVLDQNDNPPVFQPLSASVRECSQVGTYVATMTAMDADEEGTLNSQIAYSILSQEPAGSEHVFTIDKMTGAITVKKPILDREVIDLYTVVIQGVDGFGAPGGNTGTGTVRIEVRDINDNVPTLEKDLYSGNVDEGTEDVVVVMRIKALDVDLENSDNWLAVFHLVSGNEEGLFTIETDPLTNEGILKLVKPVDYEKIKKIDLDMLVENVAPFVNGTAVALGLEIDLAGPGISPSGGGRPGVVPIGPGGAGGTGIVPIGPDGPAKPGTKPGISPGVKPGTKPGTKPGPGPGKKPGKSYPIKIAVNNKPDGPGFHPEVKEISVPEDPEVVKVPMVIATYPATDGDTGEVAENVRYAKGHDPDNWFTIDETTAEIKLNKVPDRESPFVVNGTYKALILCMTDDMPSKTVTGTIVLTVEDSNDHCPMLTSTYQSACTDAKVVNISAFDADDNANPLSFRLIEKETKGAWEMKSVDDTTAAFWAKEPLWPGMYRITVEVSDAQGSTCPDRQTMEVVVCTCDEGGGCGFKAAANKQTSSSVNVGMTTIGLMILGLALILLVPLLLLFCQCGAAAAHFTEIPFNAKEYLIPYHIESNGEDKEVPLFSSPVTLANAGQPVSAVNVANVATKSSTGLLGKSSGSFYGEAGGTFHQEMMGGMQETDYHGFHQNSFGSGRRQKLYTSHTHMERDIFEGITLPDDLLHGYYSQKAMHETQNCKLNDCLLVYNYEGQGSPAGSVGCCSLLGSDDDLAFLDNLGPKFTTLAQICKPPKPIAVSKVASLQTDVKRESSISTTTTKVAQSPPPLPPIQPTVTDTTRTISSSATLPRMHLSQTVPTQTVLVQQQPLYYLVEPQVQHRVVLAKRPPVGLGQGVLLVNSGPVIQGVIPSQTTTPTSPTLLLQGGQTLVQHSTLPRVTTAGSHRVVLVQRQPGDVAVAQGQTFTHAPQQIYTPAQERVVLLDRQVGKKPDAPESIRTLWPTGQFKSPAIPTYESGQLSSERVNMVQSNITHVSRPQSQQSLFSTRFTEGVSSPGLAPAGLPMSSFPSMGVEETFSVSTIPQVPPIATGTVKELFEGPSVPAVDDLVTDTTQQEEVSEEIQGIDLAEEHVAVVVESDKAEFQLEIDSTEKVTVMSEDVSNELGGPEVEAIVDHKESLPVSSQALDVTASPEMSETEKDTTHHIVPEVTAGNLIETILEETDAGWTVDEYASDTVLLSKISPGDTDIIDLVADQISASHLLQSESGMVEDTINSSRSAKEVSATQGTHSEEIEDEVSSMTLEDNIEAEESGPGDGKASYVDGHSEFTPSTNITISHQETTAVSETEIELDTAKSPGPVASLDMFQGTEPAEIEALEITHLQMQQVTRSQVLVKTALEEAKDVATEGDGVILTQVVSSEMEGVTAEKSLESNAASLEEEREVEEIIEYIGLMPESETSRHDEEEHQDLLIEEGSKVEDVEAEKSMQEEKDLSSHEQLLREEELGSTLDVEISNIPLSEGEQDLKGESLDASEDRTEKNEDTQEPIDEESLEPNVVEMQTVDPASVEEEREVEEVKKYTGQMPEAETSSQDVEEHQDLQIEEDSNVDFPEAEKPMQEKDPSSHEQLLREEVVGSTLDVEMPNVTLRVAEQDLQGGSLDASEDQSERNEEEQEPIDDGDMSDSGSMSVQCSTAYSEQTDDLSESECVEEDEYDEAVLDANVTPVKSEGVQPCDDEDMMLVSVDAQPAAPIESEMSMPTVKIQAESVVEESPEHPVPDVAGVEEAGASLVAEGELVEATFGLDKVTEAGIDLEVATAEQPDHQTGTEGEEVQTESEGVAAETYESEVSTESDNGDADVEREQAERIVTTAVSDEAEEPVGLEIAAEKPETEAALETEQANPESVSVEAEQQRAEPQPRRIEMEIEESEKTLEILQTLEVTEDLDLQTETGEVSSAYLSAEVGEVLHSVASSEEMEADSPIAEKPEEEEGQGTLPQGQELGATAEVSSSSVGKKQKKASKKALKGPKSPKSPMGKCKQQ from the exons ATGGCTCCATGTGGGCTTGCTGGGATTTGCAGTCTCCTGCTGTTGAGCCTGAGCCTGACTGTG TTTTTCCGAGTAGAAGCAATAGCTGGGAAGAATGCCACACTCCGGCGGCAGAAGAGAGAATGGATCATCCCTCCAACCAAACTGATGGAGAATATTGACCACACCCACAAAGAGCATATTGCGAAA ATTCGCTCAGACTTGGACTCGAAAAACCGTGTTAAGTACAGCTTGTCTGGAAGAGGGGCAGACCAACCACCAGTAAACCTCTTCATTGTAAACCAAGACACCGGCTATGTTACAGTCACAGGAATTCTGGACAGAGAAGAATATAAGCAGTTTGAT CTGACAGCATATGCAAGGTTGCCTGATGGGTCCTTGGCAGAAAATAAGATTGATTTAAAGATCACGGTCCTAGATCAAAATGACAATCCACCTGTATTTCAGCCCCTATCAGCATCAGTAAGAGAATGCAGCCAAGTCG GCACCTATGTTGCGACAATGACGGCCATGGACGCTGACGAGGAAGGAACCCTCAACTCACAGATTGCCTACAGCATCCTGAGTCAAGAACCTGCAGGGTCGGAGCATGTGTTCACTATTGATAAAATGACCGGAGCAATCACTGTGAAGAAACCCATCCTGGACCGAGAG GTCATTGATTTGTACACAGTCGTTATCCAGGGAGTGGATGGTTTTGGAGCTCCAGGTGGAAACACAGGAACTGGGACGGTACGCATAGAGGTCCGAGACATCAACGACAATGTCCCTACGCTGGAGAAGGACTTG TACTCTGGAAATGTGGATGAAGGAACAGAAgacgtggtggtggtgatgagaaTCAAAGCTCTCGATGTGGATTTAGAGAACAGCGATAACTGGCTGGCAGTGTTTCACCTTGTGTCCGGGAACGAGGAAGGCCTGTTCACCATCGAAACTGACCCACTGACTAACGAGGGCATCCTGAAGCTGGTTAAG CCAGTGGATTATGAGAAAATCAAGAAAATCGACCTGGATATGCTGGTTGAGAATGTTGCTCCTTTTGTCAATGGAACTGCTGTAGCTTTGGGCTTGGAGATAGATTTAGCTGGACCAGGAATAAGCCCttcaggag gagggcgtCCTGGTGTAGTCCCTATTGGACCCGGGGGAGCTGGAGGGACTGGTATAGTCCCTATTGGACCTGATGGCCCAGCTAAGCCTGGCACAAAACCAGGCATCAGCCCTGGGGTAAAACCAGGAACCAAACCAGGCACCAAACCCGGTCCAGGGCCAGGTAAAAAACCTGGGAAAAGTTACCCAATAAAGATTGCAGTGAACAACAAGCCAGATGGCCCAGGCTTCCACCCAGAAGTGAAGGAGATATCAGTGCCAGAGGACCCAGAGGTGGTGAAAGTCCCCATGGTGATCGCCACCTACCCTGCCACAGATGGAGATACTGGAGAGGTGGCCGAAAATGTAAG ATATGCTAAAGGTCATGATCCTGATAATTGGTTCACCATTGACGAGACAACAGCGGAGATTAAACTAAACAAGGTGCCAGATCGAGAGTCTCCTTTCGTGGTCAACGGGACTTACAAAGCCTTGATCCTTTGCATGACAGATG ATATGCCAAGTAAAACTGTCACTGGAACTATAGTCCTAACTGTGGAGGATTCAAATGACCACTGCCCCATGCTGACAAGCACTTACCAGAGTGCCTGCACCGATGCCAAAGTTGTGAATATTTCTGCTTTCGATGCAGACGACAATGCAAACCCTCTGTCCTTTAGGCTCATTGAAAAGGAAACCAAAGGAGCATGGGAAATGAAGTCGGTCGATG ACACCACAGCTGCTTTCTGGGCCAAGGAGCCCTTGTGGCCAGGGATGTACCGTATAACAGTGGAGGTGTCTGATGCCCAGGGTTCAACTtgcccagacagacagaccatgGAGGTGGTAGTGTGCACATGTGACGAGGGAGGAGGATGTGGCTTCAAGGCAGCAGCAAACAAGCAAACCAGCTCCTCAGTCAACGTGGGGATGACCACTATTGGTCTAATGATTCTTGGACTGGCGCTCATATTGT TGGTCCCTCTTCTGCTACTGTTCTGCCAGTGTGGAGCAGCGGCTGCACATTTCACTGAAATCCCCTTCAATGCTAAAGAGTACCTCATTCCATATCACATTGAATCAAATGGAGAGGACAAG GAGGTCCCTCTCTTCAGCAGCCCAGTCACCCTTGCCAATGCAGGCCAACCTGTAAGTGCTGTGAATGTCGCTAATGTTGCCACCAAGTCCTCAACGGGTCTGCTCGGTAAAAGCTCAGGAAGCTTCTATGGAGAAGCCGGAGGGACATTTCATCAGGAGATGATGGGCGGGATGCAGGAGACAGACTACCATGGATTCCATCAGAATTCGTTTGGCTCAGGGAGGAGGCAGAAACTTTATACTTCTCATACCCACATGGAGAGAGACATCTTTGAAGGGATTACACTACCTGATGATTTACTTCATGGATATTATTCTCAG AAGGCGATGCATGAAACTCAAAACTGCAAATTAAATGACTGTCTGCTGGTGTACAACTACGAGGGGCAGGGATCTCCTGCTGGCTCCGTGGGCTGCTGTAGCCTCCTTGGGTCTGATGATGACCTCGCCTTCCTTGACAATCTGGGGCCAAAGTTCACCACCCTTGCCCAGATCTGCAAACCCCCAAAACCTATTGCTGTAAGCAAGGTTGCATCTCTGCAAACCGATGTCAAGAGAGAAAGCTCCATCTCTACCACCACGACAAAGGTTGCCCAGAGTCCTCCCCCACTGCCTCCTATCCAACCAACAGTCACTGATACCACCAGGACCATCAGCAGCTCTGCTACACTTCCCAGAATGCACCTGAGTCAAACTGTGCCTACCCAGACTGTGTTAGTGCAGCAGCAGCCCCTGTACTACTTAGTGGAGCCACAGGTTCAGCACAGAGTAGTACTGGCTAAGAGACCTCCCGTGGGACTAGGTCAGGGTGTACTTCTGGTCAACAGTGGGCCTGTGATACAGGGAGTTATTCCTTCCCAAACAACCACCCCAACTAGCCCCACACTACTGCTTCAGGGTGGTCAGACCCTTGTTCAACACAGCACTCTCCCAAGGGTGACTACTGCTGGGTCACATCGTGTGGTGCTGGTGCAAAGGCAGCCAGGGGACGTGGCAGTGGCGCAGGGCCAAACATTCACCCATGCTCCCCAGCAGATATATACCCCCGCACAAGAGAGGGTGGTCCTACTGGACAGGCAGGTAGGAAAGAAGCCAGATGCCCCCGAAAGCATCAGGACACTGTGGCCAACAGGTCAGTTCAAAAGTCCAGCAATACCAACCTATGAAAGTGGTCAGCTGAGCAGCGAGAGAGTTAACATGGTGCAGAGCAACATCACCCATGTTTCAAGGCCACAATCCCAGCAATCACTTTTCAGCACAAGGTTCACTGAGGGCGTCAGCAGCCCTGGTCTGGCCCCTGCAGGATTACCCATGAGCTCTTTCCCAAGCATGGGAGTAGAGGAGACCTTTTCTGTTTCTACCATTCCCCAAGTTCCTCCTATAGCAACTGGAACTGTGAAGGAGTTATTTGAGGGACCCAGTGTGCCTGCTGTGGATGATCTGGTCACAGACACAACCCAACAAGAGGAGGTCTCAGAGGAGATACAAGGGATTGATTTGGCAGAGGAGCATGTGGCAGTGGTGGTTGAATCTGACAAAGCTGAATTTCAACTGGAGATAGACAGCACTGAGAAAGTCACAGTTATGTCTGAAGATGTGTCTAATGAACTTGGTGGTCCAGAGGTGGAAGCCATTGTGGACCATAAGGAAAGCCTACCTGTCTCCTCGCAGGCCTTAGATGTGACCGCATCACCAGAAATGTCAGAGACTGAGAAGGACACTACCCACCACATAGTCCCTGAAGTGACAGCGGGGAATTTAATAGAAACTATACTTGAAGAAACAGATGCTGGGTGGACAGTGGATGAGTATGCATCTGACACAGTTCTTCTCTCTAAAATATCACCAGGGGACACTGACATCATTGATCTGGTAGCAGACCAGATCAGTGCTTCACACTTACTGCAAAGTGAGTCAGGAATGGTCGAGGATACAATCAATTCGTCAAGGAGTGCAAAGGAGGTATCTGCAACCCAGGGCACACATTCTGAGGAGATTGAAGATGAGGTATCCAGCATGACACTGGAAGACAATATTGAAGCAGAAGAATCAGGCCCTGGGGATGGAAAAGCAAGCTATGTCGATGGACACTCAGAATTTACTCCTTCAACAAACATTACCATTTCACATCAAGAGACAACTGCTGTTTCAGAGACTGAAATAGAGCTGGATACAGCCAAGAGCCCTGGCCCAGTGGCATCACTGGATATGTTTCAGGGCACTGAACCAGCAGAGATAGAGGCTTTGGAGATTACTCACCTACAAATGCAGCAGGTTACAAGAAGCCAAGTGCTGGTGAAGACCGCACTGGAGGAAGCCAAAGATGTGGCCACAGAGGGTGATGGTGTAATTTTGACTCAAGTAGTATCATCTGAGATGGAGGGGGTCACTGCAGAAAAATCTCTGGAGTCCAATGCTGCCtctctggaggaagagagggaagtggaAGAGATAATTGAATACATTGGACTAATGCCAGAGAGTGAAACATCAAGACATGATGAGGAGGAGCATCAAGACCTACTGATTGAGGAAGGCTCTAAAGTGGAAGACGTAGAAGCAGAGAAGTCAATGCAAGAAGAGAAGGATCTCTCTAGTCATGAACAGCTGTTGAGAGAAGAGGAACTTGGTTCCACACTGGATGTAGAGATATCTAATATACCTTTGAGTGAAGGTGAGCAAGACTTAAAGGGGGAATCTTTGGATGCATCTGAAGACCGAACAGAAAAGAATGAAGATACACAGGAGCCCATTGATGAAGAATCTCTGGAGCCCAATGTTGTGGAGATGCAGACAGTAGATCCAGCCTCTGTGGAAGAAGAACGTGAGGTGGAAGAGGTAAAGAAATACACCGGACAAATGCCAGAGGCTGAAACATCTAGTCAAGATGTGGAGGAGCATCAAGACCTACAGATTGAGGAAGACTCTAATGTGGATTTCCCAGAAGCAGAGAAGCCAATGCAAGAGAAGGATCCCTCTAGTCATGAACAGCTGTTGAGGGAAGAGGTGGTTGGTTCCACACTGGATGTAGAGATGCCCAATGTAACTTTAAGGGTAGCTGAGCAGGACTTACAGGGTGGGTCTTTGGATGCATCTGAAGACCAATCAGAAAGAAATGAAGAAGAACAAGAGCCCATAGATGATGGGGACATGTCTGACTCAGGGAGTATGTCGGTACAGTGCTCCACAGCCTATTCAGAACAAACAGATGATTTGAGTGAGTCAGAGTGCGTAGAGGAAGATGAATATGATGAAGCAGTATTAGATGCAAATGTCACACCAGTTAAGTCAGAGGGGGTGCAACCATGTGACGATGAGGACATGATGCTGGTGTCCGTGGATGCACAGCCTGCTGCTCCTATTGAATCTGAGATGTCCATGCCAACTGTGAAAATACAGGCAGAATCAGTGGTTGAAGAATCACCTGAGCATCCTGTGCCAGATGTAGCAGGAGTAGAGGAGGCTGGAGCTTCCTTAGTGGCTGAAGGAGAATTAGTAGAGGCTACATTTGGACTTGACAAAGTCACAGAAGCAGGGATTGATTTAGAGGTGGCAACAGCAGAACAGCCAGACCATCAGACAGGCACAGAGGGAGAAGAGGTTCAGACTGAGTCTGAAGGTGTGGCGGCAGAGACATATGAGTCTGAGGTGAGCACAGAATCAGATAATGGTGATGCCGATGTAGAAAGAGAACAAGCAGAGAGAATAGTGACCACAGCAGTATCTGATGAAGCAGAGGAGCCAGTTGGCTTGGAAATAGCAGCGGAAAAGCCTGAGACAGAAGCTGCACTAGAGACAGAGCAGGCCAACCCAGAGTCAGTAAGTGTAGAAGCAGAGCAACAGCGAGCTGAACCACAACCAAGGAGAATAGAGATGGAGATTGAGGAATCAGAGAAGACTCTGGAGATTCTACAGACACTGGAAGTGACAGAAGACCTAGATTTACAAACAGAAACAGGGGAAGTTAGCAGTGCCTATCTGTCTGCTGAGGTAGGTGAGGTTTTGCACAGTGTAGCATCTTCAGAAGAGATGGAAGCTGATTCCCCCATAGCTGAGAAaccagaggaggaagaggggcagGGGACACTACCCCAGGGGCAGGAACTGGGGGCTACAGCTGAAGTCAGTTCCAGCAGTGTGGGTAAAAAGCAGAAAAAAGCCAGCAAGAAGGCATTAAAGGGACCCAAAAGCCCAAAGAGTCCTATGGGGAAGTGCAAACAACAGTAA